A DNA window from Tachysurus fulvidraco isolate hzauxx_2018 chromosome 4, HZAU_PFXX_2.0, whole genome shotgun sequence contains the following coding sequences:
- the trmo gene encoding tRNA (adenine(37)-N6)-methyltransferase isoform X1 gives MSEGTSTEHVQWLKHQVSVMRKEMKNLRQYVESSVRAHRKHMASLHSTLKDVLDKKQAMTKSPSSSSSSSSSPSAAGTELSLERGHIRTVPIGFITSCFAQKNGTPRQPAVCSSSRARLKIQSSVFNNPEHALTGLQHYSHVWLIFLFHKNGHMNFKAKVKPPRLNGEKVGVYSTRSPHRPNAIGLTLAKLDTIAGDVLHLSGVDLISGTPVLDIKPYIPEYDSPLTHTLTSELDDQQEVCSESPDSREEPEEPESLEADEQLGDGADFSAESDASRVLKDLREFLLQGAEDQHTETPVAAQEEEEEEACESNSSVASWIRKPPVDTLSVRFTPTAETQLADFLPPHSSDTGRRPKFQFLNGPEEAAAAIRGVLSADPRSVYRRKCCTDRLFYFSLDTAHITCWFGDGFAEVLCVRPETSPEEGDQGPSETPSVSSCQKRSNSYM, from the exons atgTCAGAAGGCACCAGTACAGAACACGTGCAGTGGTTAAAACATCAGGTTTCAGTGATGAGAAAAGAGATGAAGAACCTCAG GCAGTATGTGGAGAGTTCGGTTCGAGCCCACAGGAAACACATGGCGTCTCTTCACTCCACACTGAAGGATGTTCTTGATAAAAAGCAGGCGATGACGAAGagtccctcctcctcctcctcctcctcctcctctccgaGTGCAGCAGGGACAGAGCTGTCATTAGAGAGAG GTCATATTCGCACCGTCCCCATCGGtttcatcacttcctgttttgctCAGAAGAACGGCACTCCGAGACAGCCGGCCGTCTGCAGCTCGTCTCGCGCTCGTCTCAAAATCCAGTCCTCTGTGTTCAACAACCCTGAACATGCTCTGACCGGCCTGCAGCACTATTCCcatgtctg GCTGATCTTTCTTTTCCATAAGAACGGACACATGAACTTTAAAGCTAAAGTGAAGCCTCCTCGTCTGAACGGAGAGAAAGTGGGAGTTTATTCCACACGCAGTCCTCACAGACCTAACGCCATCGGCCTCACACTCGCTAAACTGGACACCATCGCAG GTGATGTTCTGCACCTGTCAGGTGTGGATCTGATCTCAGGCACTCCTGTTCTGGATATTAAACCATATATTCCTGAGTACGACTctccgctcacacacacactgacctcagAGCTGGATGACCAACAGGAAGTGTGCTCTGAATCACCTGACAGCCGGGAGGAACCGGAGGAACCAGAGAGCCTGGAAGCTGATGAGCAGCTCGGAGATGGTGCTGACTTTTCAGCAGAAAGTGATGCGAGTCGTGTGTTGAAGGATCTGAGGGAGTTTCTCCTGCAGGGGGCTGAAGATCAACACACAGAGACCCCGGTGGCCgcccaggaggaggaggaggaggaggcatgTGAGTCAAACAGCAGCGTCGCTTCCTGGATCAGAAAACCTCCAGTAGACACTCTGAGTGTGAGATTCACTCCTACTGCAGAGACACAACTTGCTGACTTCCTGCCTCCTCACAGCTCAG aCACAGGAAGAAGGCCAAAGTTCCAGTTTTTAAACGGTCCTGAGGAAGCCGCCGCCGCCATCCGGGGTGTTTTATCAGCTGATCCGAGATCAGTGTACCGGAGAAAGTGCTGCACTGATCGCCTTTTCTACTTCAGTCTGGACACGGCTCACATCACCTGCTGGTTTGGGGACGGATTCGctgaagtgttgtgtgttcGGCCCGAGACGAGCCCAGAGGAAGGAGATCAGGGTCCGAGTGAAACTCCCTCGGTCTCCTCCTGTCAAAAACGTTCTAACTCATACatgtaa
- the hemgn gene encoding hemogen isoform X2, which produces MEETLEEKVLAEVKVPDDDKEGTGRRLRDRDLLRKRKAEAEERATNQAQSSKRVKRETNNVPRKKGRPRKNVPVKEQQPEMTEVQDVGETVTLSQAEEMVPAPPSATVSTLDSVCIPAQAPAPALDLPQIPAGVSVPIPLHVPEVTPEMKASSEALLQEVLIEDLGPDEEQDKAALQDKLVIMQGGVEEPSAIDVGEQNKEISDTVLASSQPGNLI; this is translated from the exons ATGGAGGAGACGCTCGAGGAGAAAGTTCttgctgaagtgaaggtcccgGATGATGACAAAG AAGGAACCGGACGGCGGCTCCGGGATCGAGATCtgctgaggaagaggaaggcTGAAGCTGAAGAGCGAGCGACTAACCA AGCTCAAAGCAGTAAACGAGTGAAGAGAGAGACTAACAATGTTCCACGGAAGAAAGGCAGACCGAGAAAAAACGTCCCTGTGAAGGAACAACAGCCTGAAATGACAGAAGTTCAAGATGTGGGTGAAACAGTGACACTGAGTCAAGCAGAGGAGATGGTTCCAGCTCCACCTTCTGCCACTGTTTCCACTTTGGATTCTGTGTGCATTCCTGCCCAAGCACCTGCTCCTGCTCTGGATCTTCCTCAGATTCCTGCTGGGGTTTCTGTTCCAATTCCTCTTCATGTTCCTGAGGTGACTCCAGAGATGAAGGCCAGCAGTGAAGCTCTTCTTCAAGAGGTTCTAATCGAAGATCTCGGCCCTGATGAGGAACAGGATAAAGCAGCGCTTCAAGATAAACTCGTAATCATGCAAG GTGGTGTTGAGGAACCGTCAGCCATCGACGTTGGTGAACAGAATAAAGAGATCTCAGACACAGTGTTAGCTTCGTCTCAGCCTGGAAACCTCATCTAA
- the LOC113634103 gene encoding acidic leucine-rich nuclear phosphoprotein 32 family member B-like: MDMKKRIHLELRNRTPSDVQELVLENCRSNEGKIEGLTAEFVNLEYLSLINVGLISLSNLPKLAKLRKLELSDNRISGGLEVLAEKLPSLTHLDLSGNKLKDISTLEPLKKLDHLKSLDLFNCEVTNLNGYRESMFKLLPQLTYLDGYDAEDREASDSDGEVDGVDDDEDEEGEEEEDGEEEDLDEEEDEDEDEVEGEEDEVSGEDEEEDFAQDGEVDDEDDDDDEDDDEVVTKGEKRKRDADDEDEDDDDDDDDDDE, translated from the exons ATGGACATGAAGAAGAGGATCCATTTGGAGCTGAGGAACAGAACCCCGTctgat gtgCAGGAACTTGTTCTGGAGAACTGCAGATCGAATGAGGGGAAGATCGAAGGTCTCACAGCTGAATTCGTCAATCTGGAATATCTCAGTTTGATAAACGTCGGATTAATCTCTCTGTCCAACCTGCCCAAACTCGCCAAGCTCAGAAAG TTGGAACTCAGCGATAACAGAATCTCCGGCGGTCTTGAGGTTTTAGCGGAGAAACTCCCGAGCCTGACGCATCTAGACCTGAGCGGAAACAAACTGAAAGACATTAGCACGCTGGAGCCTCTG AAAAAACTGGACCACTTGAAGAGTCTCGATCTGTTCAACTGTGAAGTGACGAATCTGAATGGCTATCGGGAGAGCATGTTCAAACTGCTGCCTCAGCTCACTTACCTGGACGGATACGACGCAGAGGACCGCGAAGCTTCCGACTCGGATGGAGAAGTGGACGGTGTAGACGACGATGAAGACGAGG agggggaggaggaggaggacggtGAGGAGGAAGACttggatgaggaggaggatgaagatgaagatgaggtAGAAGGAGAGGAAGACGAAGTCAGTGGAGAAGATGAG GAGGAAGACTTTGCACAGGATGGAGAGgtggatgatgaagatgatgatgatgatgaagatgatg ATGAAGTCGTCACGAAGggagagaaaaggaagagagatgCGGACGATGAAGACGAggatgacgacgacgatgatgatgatgatgatgaataa
- the trmo gene encoding tRNA (adenine(37)-N6)-methyltransferase isoform X2: MSEGTSTEHVQWLKHQVSVMRKEMKNLRQYVESSVRAHRKHMASLHSTLKDVLDKKQAMTKSPSSSSSSSSSPSAAGTELSLERGHIRTVPIGFITSCFAQKNGTPRQPAVCSSSRARLKIQSSVFNNPEHALTGLQHYSHVWLIFLFHKNGHMNFKAKVKPPRLNGEKVGVYSTRSPHRPNAIGLTLAKLDTIAGDVLHLSGVDLISGTPVLDIKPYIPEYDSPLTHTLTSELDDQQEVCSESPDSREEPEEPESLEADEQLGDGADFSAESDASRVLKDLREFLLQGAEDQHTETPVAAQEEEEEEACESNSSVASWIRKPPVDTLSVRFTPTAETQLADFLPPHSSDTGRRPKFQFLNGPEEAAAAIRGVLSADRLFYFSLDTAHITCWFGDGFAEVLCVRPETSPEEGDQGPSETPSVSSCQKRSNSYM, encoded by the exons atgTCAGAAGGCACCAGTACAGAACACGTGCAGTGGTTAAAACATCAGGTTTCAGTGATGAGAAAAGAGATGAAGAACCTCAG GCAGTATGTGGAGAGTTCGGTTCGAGCCCACAGGAAACACATGGCGTCTCTTCACTCCACACTGAAGGATGTTCTTGATAAAAAGCAGGCGATGACGAAGagtccctcctcctcctcctcctcctcctcctctccgaGTGCAGCAGGGACAGAGCTGTCATTAGAGAGAG GTCATATTCGCACCGTCCCCATCGGtttcatcacttcctgttttgctCAGAAGAACGGCACTCCGAGACAGCCGGCCGTCTGCAGCTCGTCTCGCGCTCGTCTCAAAATCCAGTCCTCTGTGTTCAACAACCCTGAACATGCTCTGACCGGCCTGCAGCACTATTCCcatgtctg GCTGATCTTTCTTTTCCATAAGAACGGACACATGAACTTTAAAGCTAAAGTGAAGCCTCCTCGTCTGAACGGAGAGAAAGTGGGAGTTTATTCCACACGCAGTCCTCACAGACCTAACGCCATCGGCCTCACACTCGCTAAACTGGACACCATCGCAG GTGATGTTCTGCACCTGTCAGGTGTGGATCTGATCTCAGGCACTCCTGTTCTGGATATTAAACCATATATTCCTGAGTACGACTctccgctcacacacacactgacctcagAGCTGGATGACCAACAGGAAGTGTGCTCTGAATCACCTGACAGCCGGGAGGAACCGGAGGAACCAGAGAGCCTGGAAGCTGATGAGCAGCTCGGAGATGGTGCTGACTTTTCAGCAGAAAGTGATGCGAGTCGTGTGTTGAAGGATCTGAGGGAGTTTCTCCTGCAGGGGGCTGAAGATCAACACACAGAGACCCCGGTGGCCgcccaggaggaggaggaggaggaggcatgTGAGTCAAACAGCAGCGTCGCTTCCTGGATCAGAAAACCTCCAGTAGACACTCTGAGTGTGAGATTCACTCCTACTGCAGAGACACAACTTGCTGACTTCCTGCCTCCTCACAGCTCAG aCACAGGAAGAAGGCCAAAGTTCCAGTTTTTAAACGGTCCTGAGGAAGCCGCCGCCGCCATCCGGGGTGTTTTATCAG CTGATCGCCTTTTCTACTTCAGTCTGGACACGGCTCACATCACCTGCTGGTTTGGGGACGGATTCGctgaagtgttgtgtgttcGGCCCGAGACGAGCCCAGAGGAAGGAGATCAGGGTCCGAGTGAAACTCCCTCGGTCTCCTCCTGTCAAAAACGTTCTAACTCATACatgtaa
- the hemgn gene encoding hemogen isoform X1, whose protein sequence is MEETLEEKVLAEVKVPDDDKEGTGRRLRDRDLLRKRKAEAEERATNQWVYGAQSSKRVKRETNNVPRKKGRPRKNVPVKEQQPEMTEVQDVGETVTLSQAEEMVPAPPSATVSTLDSVCIPAQAPAPALDLPQIPAGVSVPIPLHVPEVTPEMKASSEALLQEVLIEDLGPDEEQDKAALQDKLVIMQGGVEEPSAIDVGEQNKEISDTVLASSQPGNLI, encoded by the exons ATGGAGGAGACGCTCGAGGAGAAAGTTCttgctgaagtgaaggtcccgGATGATGACAAAG AAGGAACCGGACGGCGGCTCCGGGATCGAGATCtgctgaggaagaggaaggcTGAAGCTGAAGAGCGAGCGACTAACCAGTGGGTTTATGG AGCTCAAAGCAGTAAACGAGTGAAGAGAGAGACTAACAATGTTCCACGGAAGAAAGGCAGACCGAGAAAAAACGTCCCTGTGAAGGAACAACAGCCTGAAATGACAGAAGTTCAAGATGTGGGTGAAACAGTGACACTGAGTCAAGCAGAGGAGATGGTTCCAGCTCCACCTTCTGCCACTGTTTCCACTTTGGATTCTGTGTGCATTCCTGCCCAAGCACCTGCTCCTGCTCTGGATCTTCCTCAGATTCCTGCTGGGGTTTCTGTTCCAATTCCTCTTCATGTTCCTGAGGTGACTCCAGAGATGAAGGCCAGCAGTGAAGCTCTTCTTCAAGAGGTTCTAATCGAAGATCTCGGCCCTGATGAGGAACAGGATAAAGCAGCGCTTCAAGATAAACTCGTAATCATGCAAG GTGGTGTTGAGGAACCGTCAGCCATCGACGTTGGTGAACAGAATAAAGAGATCTCAGACACAGTGTTAGCTTCGTCTCAGCCTGGAAACCTCATCTAA
- the trmo gene encoding tRNA (adenine(37)-N6)-methyltransferase isoform X3, translated as MASLHSTLKDVLDKKQAMTKSPSSSSSSSSSPSAAGTELSLERGHIRTVPIGFITSCFAQKNGTPRQPAVCSSSRARLKIQSSVFNNPEHALTGLQHYSHVWLIFLFHKNGHMNFKAKVKPPRLNGEKVGVYSTRSPHRPNAIGLTLAKLDTIAGDVLHLSGVDLISGTPVLDIKPYIPEYDSPLTHTLTSELDDQQEVCSESPDSREEPEEPESLEADEQLGDGADFSAESDASRVLKDLREFLLQGAEDQHTETPVAAQEEEEEEACESNSSVASWIRKPPVDTLSVRFTPTAETQLADFLPPHSSDTGRRPKFQFLNGPEEAAAAIRGVLSADPRSVYRRKCCTDRLFYFSLDTAHITCWFGDGFAEVLCVRPETSPEEGDQGPSETPSVSSCQKRSNSYM; from the exons ATGGCGTCTCTTCACTCCACACTGAAGGATGTTCTTGATAAAAAGCAGGCGATGACGAAGagtccctcctcctcctcctcctcctcctcctctccgaGTGCAGCAGGGACAGAGCTGTCATTAGAGAGAG GTCATATTCGCACCGTCCCCATCGGtttcatcacttcctgttttgctCAGAAGAACGGCACTCCGAGACAGCCGGCCGTCTGCAGCTCGTCTCGCGCTCGTCTCAAAATCCAGTCCTCTGTGTTCAACAACCCTGAACATGCTCTGACCGGCCTGCAGCACTATTCCcatgtctg GCTGATCTTTCTTTTCCATAAGAACGGACACATGAACTTTAAAGCTAAAGTGAAGCCTCCTCGTCTGAACGGAGAGAAAGTGGGAGTTTATTCCACACGCAGTCCTCACAGACCTAACGCCATCGGCCTCACACTCGCTAAACTGGACACCATCGCAG GTGATGTTCTGCACCTGTCAGGTGTGGATCTGATCTCAGGCACTCCTGTTCTGGATATTAAACCATATATTCCTGAGTACGACTctccgctcacacacacactgacctcagAGCTGGATGACCAACAGGAAGTGTGCTCTGAATCACCTGACAGCCGGGAGGAACCGGAGGAACCAGAGAGCCTGGAAGCTGATGAGCAGCTCGGAGATGGTGCTGACTTTTCAGCAGAAAGTGATGCGAGTCGTGTGTTGAAGGATCTGAGGGAGTTTCTCCTGCAGGGGGCTGAAGATCAACACACAGAGACCCCGGTGGCCgcccaggaggaggaggaggaggaggcatgTGAGTCAAACAGCAGCGTCGCTTCCTGGATCAGAAAACCTCCAGTAGACACTCTGAGTGTGAGATTCACTCCTACTGCAGAGACACAACTTGCTGACTTCCTGCCTCCTCACAGCTCAG aCACAGGAAGAAGGCCAAAGTTCCAGTTTTTAAACGGTCCTGAGGAAGCCGCCGCCGCCATCCGGGGTGTTTTATCAGCTGATCCGAGATCAGTGTACCGGAGAAAGTGCTGCACTGATCGCCTTTTCTACTTCAGTCTGGACACGGCTCACATCACCTGCTGGTTTGGGGACGGATTCGctgaagtgttgtgtgttcGGCCCGAGACGAGCCCAGAGGAAGGAGATCAGGGTCCGAGTGAAACTCCCTCGGTCTCCTCCTGTCAAAAACGTTCTAACTCATACatgtaa